The following coding sequences lie in one Cucurbita pepo subsp. pepo cultivar mu-cu-16 chromosome LG13, ASM280686v2, whole genome shotgun sequence genomic window:
- the LOC111808903 gene encoding uncharacterized protein LOC111808903 isoform X2, which produces MPSGMRRTRVFGLVKGLDGARVLRSGRRLWPESGEVKLKKSKDASDWYPVIDSRGNGGGSGQVRLHGKWTQVRNVKPKRVVVVNIREEEDACVVKVPEPLKVLPRIGSDGESGDVDRMFGKVYSRKRKRGRPENGYGFDEMEGDNAISGDRMFGLRFIRRQRSRKTDITHWEPTASGRSTKLHFHRPSVSPPLPRDRVLTIFAGSSINNGCFSDFIQSVLRHLNSPELNVAKLSSFLLSNTINGVFASTGMRFLQGYPPTGSSGMCVIFGSRQCIPMFHLDFSAVPFPFMYLHSKMFLRQTRIQARLVYNNEQLDVDMSSDSEEDSMVEEQHVSNPPVRSSLDCKTVAFGVDHTNTRSNSQLSVRASRLGSRALQYRNGFSSRGIRKRRSSLRMRRPRSHSLAAMQKTVGIFGIDDMKRSVSFPSVASCNRHKNSALRDSSGRVSSTALGSAMDVDSSCCNANILIVEADRCMREEGANIVLEFSASCEWLLAVKKNGSTRYTHKAETVMKPAYCNRFTHAILWSADNGWKLEFPNRRDWLIFKDLYKECSDRNIPCFTAKAIPVPRVSEVPDYVDSSCTYFKRPDTYISVNDDEVCRARAKSTANYDMDSEDEEWLSKFNDKLIATDKQHECLSGDSFELMIDAFEKELFCNPDAFSDEKAPTDMFMLLGSRSTVESLFTYWTRKRRQRKSCLIRVFQAHQSKRKPPVVPKPIMRRKRSIKRQPSQSGSGRATQSSILKAFIVLTSS; this is translated from the exons ATGCCGTCTGGGATGAGAAGGACGAGAGTTTTTGGATTGGTTAAGGGTCTTGATGGAGCTAGAGTTCTAAGGTCTGGTAGACGGCTCTGGCCTGAATCGGGTGAGGTGAAGCTTAAGAAATCTAAGGATGCCAGTGACTGGTACCCTGTTATCGACAGCAGAGGAAATGGTGGCGGAAGTGGTCAGGTTAGGCTCCATGGGAAGTGGACCCAAGTTCGAAATGTCAAGCCAAAGAGGGTCGTCGTTGTTAACATTCGTGAGGAGGAGGATGCTTGTGTAGTGAAAGTCCCTGAACCACTGAAGGTTTTGCCTAGAATTGGTAGCGATGGCGAGTCTGGTGATGTGGATAGAATGTTTGGGAAGGTTTATAGCAGGAAGAGGAAGCGGGGTCGTCCCGAAAATGGCTATGGTTTTGATGAAATGGAGGGTGATAATGCTATATCAGGGGATAGGATGTTTGGACTCCGCTTCATTCGAAGACAGAGATCTAGGAAGACTGACATTACACATTGGGAGCCTACTGCAAGTGGACGTTCTACTAAGCTGCATTTCCATAGGCCTAGCGTTTCACCACCGCTGCCCCGCGATCGGGTTCTTACTATTTTCGCCGGGAGTAGTATCAATAATGGCTGTTTTTCCGATTTTATACAATCGGTTCTTAGACACTTGAACAGTCCTGAGCTGAATGTGGCCAAGttatcttcatttttgttatcCAATACGATCAATGGAGTATTTGCTTCGACAGGAATGCGTTTCTTGCAG GGTTATCCTCCTACTGGAAGTTCTGGAATGTGTGTGATTTTTGGGAGCAGGCAGTGTATTCCAATGTTTCATTTGGATTTTTCTGCTGTTCCTTTCCCTTTTATGTACTTACATTCCAAGATGTTTCTTAGACAGACTCGGATTCAAGCTCGTCTTGTATATAATAACGAACAGTTAGATGTAGATATGAGTAGTGATAGTGAAGAAGACAGCATGGTGGAAGAGCAACATGTTTCCAATCCTCCTGTAAGAAGTTCTTTGGATTGCAAAACCGTGGCCTTTGGAGTCGATCATACCAATACTCGATCTAATTCACAGTTGTCTGTTAGAGCTTCGAGGTTAGGTAGTCGGGCCTTGCAATATAGAAATGGTTTCAGCTCTCGTGGTATACGGAAAAGGAGAAGTTCACTGAGAATGAGGAGACCTAGAAGCCATTCTCTTGCTGCTATGCAAAAAACTGTTGGCATTTTTGGGATTGATGATATGAAACGCAGTGTATCTTTTCCTTCTGTAGCATCTTGTAACAGGCACAAGAACTCCGCCCTTAGAGATTCTTCTGGGCGTGTGAGTTCGACTGCATTGGGATCGGCAATGGATGTTGATTCATCATGCTGCAATGCCAATATATTAATTGTAGAAGCTGATAGATGTATGAGAGAAGAGGGAGCTAACATTGTGTTGGAGTTCTCTGCCTCGTGTGAATGGCTTCTAGCGGTCAAGAAAAATGGTTCAACTCGATACACCCACAAAGCAGAAACGGTTATGAAGCCCGCTTATTGCAATCGTTTTACACATGCGATATTGTGGTCAGCTGATAATGGTTGGAAGCTGGAGTTTCCGAATCGCAGGGATTGGTTAATTTTCAAGGATCTATACAAGGAGTGTTCTGATCGCAATATACCGTGTTTTACTGCTAAAGCCATTCCCGTGCCTAGAGTGTCTGAAGTTCCAGATTACGTCGATAGTAGCTGTACTTACTTCAAAAGGCCAGATACATACATCTCTGTAAACGACGATGAGGTATGTAGAGCGAGGGCGAAGAGTACAGCCAACTACGACATGGACTCTGAGGATGAGGAATGGTTAAGCAAGTTTAATGACAAGCTTATTGCAACAGACAAGCAACATGAATGTCTTTCGGGGGATAGTTTTGAGCTGATGATCGACGCTTTTGAGAAGGAATTATTCTGTAATCCCGATGCCTTCTCTGATGAGAAAGCACCTACTGATATGTTCATGCTTCTTGGTAGTCGATCGACAGTCGAGTCATTGTTTACTTACTGGACAAGGAAACGAAGAcaaagaaaatcatgtctGATACGAGTTTTCCAG GCACATCAATCAAAGAGGAAACCTCCTGTGGTACCGAAACCGATCATGCGAAGAAAACGATCAATCAAAAGACAGCCTAGCCAATCTGGGAGTGGGAGAGCTACCCAATCAAGTATTTTAAAAG CGTTTATCGTCTTGACGTCGAGTTGA
- the LOC111808903 gene encoding uncharacterized protein LOC111808903 isoform X1 — protein MPSGMRRTRVFGLVKGLDGARVLRSGRRLWPESGEVKLKKSKDASDWYPVIDSRGNGGGSGQVRLHGKWTQVRNVKPKRVVVVNIREEEDACVVKVPEPLKVLPRIGSDGESGDVDRMFGKVYSRKRKRGRPENGYGFDEMEGDNAISGDRMFGLRFIRRQRSRKTDITHWEPTASGRSTKLHFHRPSVSPPLPRDRVLTIFAGSSINNGCFSDFIQSVLRHLNSPELNVAKLSSFLLSNTINGVFASTGMRFLQGYPPTGSSGMCVIFGSRQCIPMFHLDFSAVPFPFMYLHSKMFLRQTRIQARLVYNNEQLDVDMSSDSEEDSMVEEQHVSNPPVRSSLDCKTVAFGVDHTNTRSNSQLSVRASRLGSRALQYRNGFSSRGIRKRRSSLRMRRPRSHSLAAMQKTVGIFGIDDMKRSVSFPSVASCNRHKNSALRDSSGRVSSTALGSAMDVDSSCCNANILIVEADRCMREEGANIVLEFSASCEWLLAVKKNGSTRYTHKAETVMKPAYCNRFTHAILWSADNGWKLEFPNRRDWLIFKDLYKECSDRNIPCFTAKAIPVPRVSEVPDYVDSSCTYFKRPDTYISVNDDEVCRARAKSTANYDMDSEDEEWLSKFNDKLIATDKQHECLSGDSFELMIDAFEKELFCNPDAFSDEKAPTDMFMLLGSRSTVESLFTYWTRKRRQRKSCLIRVFQAHQSKRKPPVVPKPIMRRKRSIKRQPSQSGSGRATQSSILKAIVSRRDAVEEQNAVQKYEEAKAAAERCMESAVSKRQRAQLLLENADLAAYKAVVALRIAEAIQASELPEAAAATAAAACFLE, from the exons ATGCCGTCTGGGATGAGAAGGACGAGAGTTTTTGGATTGGTTAAGGGTCTTGATGGAGCTAGAGTTCTAAGGTCTGGTAGACGGCTCTGGCCTGAATCGGGTGAGGTGAAGCTTAAGAAATCTAAGGATGCCAGTGACTGGTACCCTGTTATCGACAGCAGAGGAAATGGTGGCGGAAGTGGTCAGGTTAGGCTCCATGGGAAGTGGACCCAAGTTCGAAATGTCAAGCCAAAGAGGGTCGTCGTTGTTAACATTCGTGAGGAGGAGGATGCTTGTGTAGTGAAAGTCCCTGAACCACTGAAGGTTTTGCCTAGAATTGGTAGCGATGGCGAGTCTGGTGATGTGGATAGAATGTTTGGGAAGGTTTATAGCAGGAAGAGGAAGCGGGGTCGTCCCGAAAATGGCTATGGTTTTGATGAAATGGAGGGTGATAATGCTATATCAGGGGATAGGATGTTTGGACTCCGCTTCATTCGAAGACAGAGATCTAGGAAGACTGACATTACACATTGGGAGCCTACTGCAAGTGGACGTTCTACTAAGCTGCATTTCCATAGGCCTAGCGTTTCACCACCGCTGCCCCGCGATCGGGTTCTTACTATTTTCGCCGGGAGTAGTATCAATAATGGCTGTTTTTCCGATTTTATACAATCGGTTCTTAGACACTTGAACAGTCCTGAGCTGAATGTGGCCAAGttatcttcatttttgttatcCAATACGATCAATGGAGTATTTGCTTCGACAGGAATGCGTTTCTTGCAG GGTTATCCTCCTACTGGAAGTTCTGGAATGTGTGTGATTTTTGGGAGCAGGCAGTGTATTCCAATGTTTCATTTGGATTTTTCTGCTGTTCCTTTCCCTTTTATGTACTTACATTCCAAGATGTTTCTTAGACAGACTCGGATTCAAGCTCGTCTTGTATATAATAACGAACAGTTAGATGTAGATATGAGTAGTGATAGTGAAGAAGACAGCATGGTGGAAGAGCAACATGTTTCCAATCCTCCTGTAAGAAGTTCTTTGGATTGCAAAACCGTGGCCTTTGGAGTCGATCATACCAATACTCGATCTAATTCACAGTTGTCTGTTAGAGCTTCGAGGTTAGGTAGTCGGGCCTTGCAATATAGAAATGGTTTCAGCTCTCGTGGTATACGGAAAAGGAGAAGTTCACTGAGAATGAGGAGACCTAGAAGCCATTCTCTTGCTGCTATGCAAAAAACTGTTGGCATTTTTGGGATTGATGATATGAAACGCAGTGTATCTTTTCCTTCTGTAGCATCTTGTAACAGGCACAAGAACTCCGCCCTTAGAGATTCTTCTGGGCGTGTGAGTTCGACTGCATTGGGATCGGCAATGGATGTTGATTCATCATGCTGCAATGCCAATATATTAATTGTAGAAGCTGATAGATGTATGAGAGAAGAGGGAGCTAACATTGTGTTGGAGTTCTCTGCCTCGTGTGAATGGCTTCTAGCGGTCAAGAAAAATGGTTCAACTCGATACACCCACAAAGCAGAAACGGTTATGAAGCCCGCTTATTGCAATCGTTTTACACATGCGATATTGTGGTCAGCTGATAATGGTTGGAAGCTGGAGTTTCCGAATCGCAGGGATTGGTTAATTTTCAAGGATCTATACAAGGAGTGTTCTGATCGCAATATACCGTGTTTTACTGCTAAAGCCATTCCCGTGCCTAGAGTGTCTGAAGTTCCAGATTACGTCGATAGTAGCTGTACTTACTTCAAAAGGCCAGATACATACATCTCTGTAAACGACGATGAGGTATGTAGAGCGAGGGCGAAGAGTACAGCCAACTACGACATGGACTCTGAGGATGAGGAATGGTTAAGCAAGTTTAATGACAAGCTTATTGCAACAGACAAGCAACATGAATGTCTTTCGGGGGATAGTTTTGAGCTGATGATCGACGCTTTTGAGAAGGAATTATTCTGTAATCCCGATGCCTTCTCTGATGAGAAAGCACCTACTGATATGTTCATGCTTCTTGGTAGTCGATCGACAGTCGAGTCATTGTTTACTTACTGGACAAGGAAACGAAGAcaaagaaaatcatgtctGATACGAGTTTTCCAG GCACATCAATCAAAGAGGAAACCTCCTGTGGTACCGAAACCGATCATGCGAAGAAAACGATCAATCAAAAGACAGCCTAGCCAATCTGGGAGTGGGAGAGCTACCCAATCAAGTATTTTAAAAG CCATAGTTTCGAGACGAGATGCTGTGGAGGAACAAAATGCTGTGCAAAAGTATGaagaagccaaggcagcagcAGAGAGATGCATGGAGAGCGCTGTTAGTAAGCGGCAAAGGGCACAGTTGCTGTTGGAGAATGCAGATTTGGCAGCTTACAAAGCCGTAGTAGCACTCAGAATTGCCGAAGCAATTCAAGCATCAGAATTGCCTGAAGCTGCTGCCGCCACCGCCGCAGCAGCTTGTTTTCTGGAATAa
- the LOC111808905 gene encoding uncharacterized protein LOC111808905 produces the protein MRALRQDTVIWVPEVLPKEKAVVHKEDLVIWPPVIIVCNIFLSHSNPDKRRVVTIEALESFLRSKNLLRGRVKMNLRVSCRSKCNGVEVPVLVDECRKTRQCFSERRGGRVSFELAGKVQKWRR, from the exons ATGAGAGCTCTTCGTCAGGACACTGTAATATGGGTTCCTGAGGTCTTGCCAAAGGAAAAGGCAGTGGTTCACAAGGAGGATCTTGTCATCTGGCCTCCTGTTATTATCGTCTGCAACATTTTTCTGTCACACAGCAATCCCGATAAGCGGAGAGTTGTAACGATTGAAGCTCTCGAGTCTTTCTTAAGAA GTAAAAATCTGCTAAGGGGAAGAGTGAAGATGAATTTGAGGGTGTCCTGCAGATCGAAGTGTAATGGTGTTGAAGTTCCTGTTCTGGTTGACGAATGCAGAAAGACTCGACAATGCTTTTCTGAAAGGAGAGGTGGAAGAGTGAGTTTTGAGTTGGCTGGCAAAGTGCAAAAATGGCGAAGGTAA
- the LOC111807995 gene encoding ras-related protein RABF1-like isoform X2: MGCSSSLPDRASGRSGVLNPENNAADSKNLRVKLVLLGDSGVGKSCIVLRFVRGQFDPTSKVTVGASFLSQTIALQDSTTVKFEIWDTAGQERYAALAPLYYRGAAVAVIVYDITSSDSFAKAQYWVKELQKHGSPDIILALVGNKADLLEKRKVSVQDGTEYAEKNGMFFIETSAKTADNINELFEEIAKRLPRPTSS; encoded by the exons ATGGGCTGCTCCTCGTCTCTCCCTG ACAGGGCTTCTGGGCGATCGGGTGTGCTTAATCCAGAGAACAATGCTGCTGATTCCAAGAATTTGCGCGTAAAG CTTGTCCTGCTAGGTGATTCTGGTGTTGGTAAAAGCTGTATTGTTCTCCGCTTTGTCCGTGGTCAGTTTGATCCGACGTCTAAG GTTACTGTTGGAGCATCATTCTTATCACAAACAATAGCTTTACAAGATTCCACAACGGTAAAATTCGAAATATGGGATACCGCTGGGCAAGAGAG GTATGCTGCATTAGCTCCACTTTACTATCGAGGTGCTGCAGTTGCAGTtattgtatatgatataacaAGCTCAGATTCCTTCGCCAAAGCACAATATTGGGTTAAG GAGCTACAGAAGCATGGCAGCCCTGATATCATTTTGGCACTGGTCGGTAACAAAGCCGATCTTCTAGAGAAAAGGAAAGTATCTGTTCAG GATGGGACTGAGTATGCAGAGAAGAATGGAATGTTCTTTATTGAGACATCTGCAAAGACTGCAGATAATATAAACGAGCTGTTTGAG GAGATAGCGAAGCGCTTGCCACGACCAACTTCCTCGTGA